ggagcctgcttctccctctgcctgtgtctctgcctctctctctctctgtgtctctcatgaataaataaataaaatcttttttaaaaaaagtaatggatGTATAAAGAGAGGGAGTAATGGACTGGAGAAAGTGCAGGTACCGTCCATTGACTATTCGTTCAAAACTTATTGAGCACGtattatatgtcaggcactgagATAAGATGGTAGTTCGGACTAAGATATTAATGGTACAAATAGTGAGAAATGACTGGATACAAGGTATGTTTTGAAGGTAGAGTCCTTGTGACTTGCACAGGTAGAGTGTGTGGATATAATAGAAAGACAGAAGTCAAGGATGATTCTGAAGTTTTTTGACTTGAATAACTGGGACAATAGCATTGTCTTTATTGAGATGCAGGTGAGTACCGGAGGATAAGGCTTGGAGAGGAAGATCAAGAGCTCAGTTTTGGACATATTCAGTCTGAGATGCCTATTCAACATTCAAGTGGTAATATCTGAGACGCAAACTGGAGTTTTGGAGAGAGGCTGAGCTGTTGTTATAAATTTGCAAGTCATCATCATACAGATGTGTTTAAAGCCACAAGACTGGATGAGGAAATGATGAAGAGAACTATAAGGAATCCATCCAAAGACTGAGTTCAGGAAACTCCAAAGTTTGGAGttaggaaagaggaagaggcttTTTCAGAAGACACTAAGAAGTGGCCagtgagaaaggaggagaggagagagtagACAAGCTGTGTCAAATGCTTCTGAGAAACAGAACAGGCATGAATCTAGAAGTGACTCTGAGGATGAATTGTGCTCCTATCGTCTCTTTTATTCTGGGAGCAACACTGAGGTCAAAGGCTTGGCCAGAAACATCTCTTTGACCTCAGCAGTTAGCACGGACCTGATGCATAGCGGGTGCTTTGGGAACATGCATGGgctagatgaatgaataaaagagtaCCAGGCAACAATGAGCATTTGAATGAGACACAAACTGGAAGTTAGTAGTTCTGGCTTCTTCTCTTGGCTGTATGTGTAACTTGTCCCTTATGTCCCTGGTCTTAGCATCTCTTAAATAATTGTCCTCAGAATGCTCTCAACCAGGGTCCAAGAGACTACTTGGACCAGGGCTGGTTGTTCTATAAAAGTCTTGGGTCTGTTGTTCAACTTGTGGGTGAGAAGGAAAGAGATCCAGAAGTATATCGTGACTGATGTCAGGCTTTTTACAGAATCATTACGTCTTACTCTGTTTGAAAGCCTCCCTTCTTGAGGGTTCCACATTCTATCTAGGACCTAGCCCATTTCTCTCGTCTTTGCCAATTACATGGTCTCCTGTCTTCTTTGCCTAGCCTAGTCCTGCCCTCACACTTGCTCAGGTTCCCCATGCACCTCTGCAGCAGCTATTTCAAACCTTTTGACCTCCTCCAAAGTCTGTGTCTACTGTTGCCTGGTGCCTCTGAAGGTGAAACTTGATGTCATTTCACTGAGAATTCTGGGGTTTTATATGAATGAGCCCCTTCAGCTGTTTCTCACTGTATCCCTATCCCCATCTAAACTGTCTGtcacctccttccctcctggCCTATGTTCTTGATAAATCTCCTCTTACTCCTCTAGTGCCTAGGCCCACTCATTACATCCATCTTTCATGATGTCTTAACTGAAGTTGGACGGATATGCAGATATTTTCATTATCTGTTGAATCCCTCCTCAGAATTTTTATACCTGCTTTATTATCTCCTTTCagtaaaagaataagagaaacaaCACAATGAACCTCTTGCAACCCCACATTCTTCGGTTTCCATtctatctctctcctttctctctcaatcaAGCTCCTGGAAAGAGTTAGACATATTCATAGCTTTTTTCTTCACCTCCTACTACTCATTATGAAACCCTGTAAAACATGCTGTCTTTTACCATCACTCCTTGaggctgctattttttttaaaaaaaattggaagtatagttgatatacaatgttatattagtttcaggtgtgcataatagtgattcaacttctctgtatATTAGGCTGTGCTTACTGcgagtgtagctaccatctgtcaccatgcaatgccATTACAATAACATTGACTATATCCCCCACACTGTACTGTTttcatcctttttgttttgttttaatccttGTTACTTATTCATTCTGCAACTGAAAGCCTGTATCTCTCAccctctttcacccattttgcctaacCCATTTTGCTTATCTTCCCACCAACAAACAAGCAGCAGAATCAAACCTGTAAATACGGAGAAAAAAACTACTGGCTGCTagatgggaggggggcaggagactGCTTTTGATAAGGTCACCAATTTCCTTCACTTGTTCAGCTCCATGTGGCCTTTGCAGATCCTCAGGATGCTCCCCTCAGCCTCCTTTTCTGGTCATCCACTCTGAGAGCTTTAACCCCCAGCAAACCCTCTAGTCCAGAGCCTGCTGCAGCATGTATGGAGAGCAACAGTGAAGGCTTGAGAGCAGGCCAGGGCCTTGGGAATAGAGGGCAGTACATGGACAGATCTTTGACACTTTGGGGGGGACGACTGACTGAGGACAGAGGTTGTCTGGATATGCTGATTGGAGGAAACCAAGAGTTATGGTTGACATCCAGGTTTCTGATTTGGACGATGGGTATAGGGTAGTCCCCCTTTAAGAGATGGGTAACTTGGAGAAGTCAATTTGTAGGTAAAGGTGTCAAGTTTAGTTTTAGCTATGTTGCATTTGAGGTACCTCAAAGGAGATGTCTACCAGGCTGCTGGAGATATGGGTGAGTGGCTTGGGAGAGATGCCTGGTTGGGGACATGATGGTACTAGAAGCCTTAGGACTAGATGCAGATGAGAACCACTGGCATAGCTGCCTGCACTGCCAGGAGATAGCTGCCTGCCTTTGCTCTCTGGCAAGCAGCATGAGGGGGTGGGTCTTATGAACTGGAATGTGTGTGGCAGGGCAGTTGCTGGGCAACAAGACTGAAGGGAGGGCCTGTTCCTAGCAGAGAAGGAGTAGGAATAATAGAAGACAAATCTTTCTTGGTGCTAGAAACTTAGAGAGGACACAAATGTTGCCGTGTACCCCCAAAGCTATCCGTCTGTGGGCTGAGAGCCATTGCCATTAGGGATgattagaaaagaaggaagagatccAAGTGGTGGCAGACAGGGCCTGCATTGGATCTCTATCAGTGAGGCTGTCCCAAGTCCTCTGTCTGGTATTTGCATGCTTCCTGGGTTGCCTCGGCCTCCTGTGCTCACACCCCACTCTGGGTCCACTCTCCTCACACCAGTCTCCCTTCCATCCATGCAATGGACTTAACCTTTATTGCTCTACCTGTACTCCTACTATCCATTCACTGAACAGTGCTCCATTGAGGCCAACTCTGATCAGTGTGAGTGGTACCAGCTTTGTTTGCATTGCCTGGAACTTTCTGTCTCCATGGTCTGCTGTCTCTAGGGTCCAAGCAGAGACTGAGAGATACTGGTTCCTATCCCTCAGGTGTCCTCATTAGCATCCCAGTGCCATAGTCCCACAGAGAGTACCGGGCGAGCAGCTCTGAGGTTGCTTGTTATTACCACTCACCGCAGAGCTTGGTGTGCCTGCCATCACCATGGTGACAGCTTTGGAATCTGGAATTAGTGGATGGAGAGGGGATGAGGTAGTGGCGACTGGGGCAGGATTTCAGCAGTAGGGGTTATAGGCAACCTGAAGGGGTGTGCTTACCACTTCTGATTGAATCTGGTGGGTCATGCTGACCAGACCGAGCAGGGAAGAGCTGCTCTGAATCTCTCTTGCCCCAGCCTCTCTGAACCCATGGCAAGAAATAATGCAGAATGAATGTAATCTCCTGTCTTTCTTCAGGATTTTTCCCTCTCAGACTGCTCCTTCGTAGTCTATTTTGTGGGCACATCCTCCTATGCTCATATTTAAACTTTGGGGTTCTCCAGAGCTCTGACCTGGTCCCTcagtctgtattttctttttgtgcaaTTCCACCCACTTGCTCTCCAGTGCTCCCCATCCATCTCTGAGTCCCGTCCTTTCTCCTCCTGAATAGTTCTCCACTCTGCCCATTTGTCTCCGGCTCCTTTGGCACCATCTTCTTCAGTCTTCTCCCTACCACCTTGCCTCTTATCTTGCTTTAATCCAGTCTCTACATAGCAGCCAGAGGATCTTTTTAGAATATAACACTGTTCTAGCCATGCTCCTGCTCAGCTTTTCCAAGGCTTGCTGTAGCCCAAAGGAGAGAGTCCTGACTGGTACCACTGTCTATGGAGCCCATGGGAGTGCTCCCTTCTCTACCTATCACTCCCTGTCCCAGCCATGGGCTCATTTTTTGTTCCTCAGCTTGTGCAACATTACTTAGGGGGTACTGGAGAGAATGTGACTGGAGCTGAAAGGAAGGAGCCCCAGAGACATTACCCCTGGTTGAAGAAGTCAATGAGAGATGAACTCTCACCTAAGAGCATGAGTTCTGAGGTGATCTCGGGTCAGGAGAACCAGAACCAGAGATCtgggagtgaggggtggggtAGCAGCTGCTTTGGGCCAAGGAGATACATCTCCTTCCATAAGGCAAGATTTTGGGGGCAGTTGTTGGTTTGGAGATGCTCGGCAGCCTAAGTATCTTCCAGACATTTGCAAAGACAGGGCACCAGAAGATGtcttagacattttaaaaaaaaattatttatttatttatttatttatttatttatttatttatttgagagggaggcagggatagagagagcatacacaagcagaaggggcagggagagggagaaggaatctcaagcagactctgtgctgagcatggagcccaacatgacgCTCTGTCTCAAGACcttgaggtcacaacctgagccaaaactaggagttggatgctcaactaactgcaccacccaggcacaccatcTCAGACAGTTTTTTTTacctgttctgttttgttttagctttgaTAGTTTATATGTCAAAAATACACTggggtaaaagaaaaataagcacattTTGCAATTTAGTGCTATTTGCCTTTTGAATTACCTGGCAGAGTGGGGAAAGCACCTTCATCTTCTTGGTGTTTAGAGCTTGGTACTTAGGCAATGCTGAATACCCCTGTCCTGCATTGCCATCGCAGTACCCAGGAATGCTGGGGTTTCCCAGGTGAGCCCTGGTTCTGTTCTCACTGCTCATCTGTACCTCCTCTGCCTTATCTGGTGTCCAAGATCCTCTGTGACTTTTTTCTTCACCATCTCCCTTGCAGGTGAGGAACCGGTTGTACATGGAGGATGACAGAAAAATCCAATGGTGTGAAGAGTTCCCCAGCCAATAACCACAACCACCATGCACCTCCTGCAATCAAGGCCAATGGCAAAGATGACCCCAGGACCAGCAGCAGGTGAGTCTGTTGAGGCTGGGTCTTTTCAGGGATGGCCTGGAGGCTTCTAATTTTTCCCAGCTCTGCCTCATTGTCAGAGTAAACAATCCTTTGGCTTAAGAATATCCTCTAAAAAGGGAGTATTGGATTTCTAGGCACCTCCCAGCAGAGAAAAGTGCTGATAGGAGACAAGGTATGTCCAGAGTAACCCTTGTCAGCTCTGTTCCTTCCTCTACAGGCCACAGTCTGCCGCTGATGATGACACCTCCTCAGAACTTCAGAGGCTGGCGGAGATGGATGCCCCCCAGCGGGGAAGGGGTGGCTTCCACAGGTAGGTTCCACCATTGCTCTCATGCTACCTGCTTCTGCCTATGggatctgtcagaatggctaccaTAATTCCCTTTCTGTCAGTCCCATTGAGCCTTTCTGCTAAGACCCATGGGAAATACTTTTCTCCTGAGGTGGCTCCTGTGAGCAAGCTGGGAGTGCTCAGTGGAGCATTCCCTTCAGACTTGTCTGTCTCAGcattgggagagggaggaggaatcCTCCCCAGCAAATGGGTCTAAGAAGAGGGTCCTGAGGTCCGCAGCCCAGAGTCATAGGCTCCATAGGGAAATCAGGAAGCCTGGGCCAATCTTCCTCTTGACTTGTCCTCCATTATCTTGCCCTGGAGACTACCTATTTGTTCTTCACCATCAATTGAGATGGCACCTCATACAAGAAGTCTTCCCAGAACAACTCCTTGCCTCTCAGGCTGCATTTAGAGTCATACCCAAACCCCAGCCTCCTGTCCTCAGTGCTGGTCCACATCCCAACTCTTAGCATGGGAAGCATCATGGACTGGCCTGTTTCCAAGgtcccttctccatctccctcaccAAGTGGTGAGCTTTTGGGCCCACATCCTTTCTGAATAGCATGATTCTTCTCTCTggtccatgctctctctcatttctaGGATTGTCCGCCTGGTGGGGATCATCAGAGAGTGGGCCAACAAGAATTTCCGTGAGGAGGAAGCTCGACCTGACTCGTTCCTGGAGCGTTTCCGTGGGCCCGAGCTCCAGACTGTGACAACGCAGCAAGGGGATGGCAAAGGCGACAAGGACGGCGAGGGCAAGGGCACCAAGTATAGTTGTCCAGCTTGTAGGACTAGAAGGGCTCTCATGCATGCGACTGTAGGGCTTGGTGGGGTTTCTTATGCCACTGTCAGGGGAAGACTGAAGTCTATAACAAGTCCTGCCATGGCAAGGAAAAGGGTTGACAGGGGAGACCTGCTATGGTTTTAATTCTAGTATGTTTCCATTGTCCCTGTTCACAGACTTTCCAACTTCCAGGAACCAATTGCCATGGGAGCTCTTAGTGGCTTTTCTTCCCTTAGCTGTCCCTTGCCAGATGTTCTCTTACTGCTTATGAAGCAAACAGCAAGGGCACACAAATGTTTGCCAGCCTCAGTCTCAATTCCAACAGTCAGTAAATGCAGAGGAGGGTGCAATTAGGGAGTGCTGCTGAGAGTATGCCCACACCAGTGCCAATGTGGGTACAGAGGTGGGCCTTTGAAGAGGCCATATggggggctggctggctggggaaGGCCTGGGAACAACTGAGCAGGAGGGAGCGGGGGAGGGCCAAGAAGGTAGAGCTGGAAGCTCTGTTCTTTGAGGAATGAGTTGGCGACTGGGGATGTCTGGCCAAGCCGACATTCCCCACTTCTGGCCGGTGGAGGAAAAGAGCTTTTGCCAAGACAGGATGTAGCATCTGGGAAAGCAATTTGGGAGCTggaggccagggaccaaacagggagggtggggtgggcaggaagcACGTGGCACTCACTTTTCTGGAgttcctctctcttcccaggAGGGATATGGGAACAGGCCCTGAGTGCTCATTACCATCCTGTGGAAGTACCTCCCCAGGCCCTGAAGCCCACTTCAGTGAAAACACTGCCCCTTGCCATGTCCTGCCCTCTGAGCGAGGGGCCTCAGGAAGGCATGGGGACCAATGGGCCTGTGTGGGGTTAAAGTAGGAAGATGGGTGACCCTGGCCCATCTGAGCTCTACTCAGATGCCCAGTACCAAGTTGTCTCCCTGAAAATGGGGCCCTGAGCCAACCTGGTCCTTACCCTGCACATCCTCTtaagcattaatttttaaaggactcCTGGCCTCTGGGAACTGGGGTGCTGCCACAGTGAGGACCTAGTCCTCAAGCCTGCCCTCTGTCTGTCTCCTCAGAAAGAAATTTGAACTATTTGTCTTGGATCCAGCTGGGGACTGGTACTACCGCTGGCTATTTGTCATTGCCATGCCTGTTCTCTACAACTGGTGCCTGCTGGTGGCCAGGTGAGCAGAGAGGGATCTGGGAGGGGGTGGCCAAAGCAGCCCAGCACACAGGCTTTGGGGTTAAGAGTGTACCAGTCCCAGCTGTGGACACAGAGCTCATCTCAACCCAGTTTTCTTTCTGGATCCCCTGCTTGCCAATggcacctccctctgccctgctaaCCCCCAATGCCCCCTCCCAATTTAATATGCTACCAAAGCTTCATGTATGTCCTTCCTGGAATCTGTTCTTACTTCTCCATCCATACCAATACTGGACTGGATAAGgccaccctcctctctccctgggaCAACTACAATAGTCTTGCACCCATTTCTTGCAAGCACTCTTGCCCCCTCCAATGCATCCTTCACACTTGCAACTAGTACAGTTAGTAGAAACTGGGATTTGATTACGTCAGTTTCTCCTAATAAATCCTTCAATGCCCCCCCTCCCATTGCTCACAGGATGAAATTGAAGCCCTCAGAGTAACCGTTAAGGCTGTTTGGACCTGGCCTTCTCTCTAGTTCCACCTTTTGGACATACCCTCAGCCCCAGCAGTCACTACTCTTGAATCATAACATTCTATTTCCTCAAGAGAagcttttctttccccatttttaGCCTATGGAGGTTCTTCTTACAGTTTCAGTTCCAAAGCCACTCTCACAGGTAGCTTTCTTTGACATCATTTCCCACCCCACCCTATcccccactttatttatttagcaaggGTTTGACTGAGCATCCATtgggtgccaggctctgtgctatgTGCTGACGATGATGTGGTGAACAAGACACACATGGCCTCTGCTCTCTTGGAGCTCTCAGGCTAGTGAGAGTCACTGATAGtaaacatgaacaaaacaaatgccCAAGGGACTTGAGGCAGGGAGCTACTAGAGGAAGTCAGTCAGTGTAGTCCTCTCTAAGGAGGTGACATCCTAGCTGAGACCTGAATGGTGATAGGGAATCAGTTATTTAGATGCCTGAGCCTGGTGAAAGGAACATTCTGGGAAGGAGGAACATATGCCAAGACCCTGTCTCAGGATGGCCTAGTTGGCTGGAAGACTTGAAGTGAATATCAGGCAGGCATAGTACTGTTCTGTAGGCTTGGTGCACCAGGGTCTTGGGTCTTACTTGAAATGTGACCAAGTAGTAAGAATAAACCGCTCTTTCCTTTGACTCGTACACTCACTGGGTCATCATTGTGCATTCTATCTCCTATTCTACTCCCTCTCTGGGTCTGTACCCATTCAGTCATCAAGTCTTGTCAATTCTTTCTAAAACTCCTGCAGCCTCTAACCTCTCCATTCCTACTGCCTCTAGGCTAAGCCCAGCTACTGTCTTCTCTCTCACTTGGATTGGCCAGTGCTCTGTGTTGAATTCTCAATAAGTGTATGTTGAAGAGATGGGCATGGGGCTATTCAGCTGTATATTATAGTTCATACTTCCAGTGTCTAATTTTTGGTTCAACTCACCCCTGTCAAAAATCCTGGTGCTCTGGGGCAGGGCATAGGACATATACAGTAATGACTAAGAGGTGGTCTCCATCTTCTTGGTACTCATAGTCCAGTGGATAAGAGACAAGTAATGGTCAGTGTGGATGTCTATTTAAGGAGGTATATGTTGCTTGTTAATAAGTTTCTTCATGACACCAGACTGACTGTGACTTGTCAGTGTCCCTAGTAGCTATCTCaagccctgtgctcagtgggcaCTCAGTTTGAGGCCTCCAGAGGGCCTTGGCTGGCTTTGAGAGAGAAGCCCAGTCCTGTCttcctgcagagcctgcttcagTGACCTACAGAAAGGCTACTACCTAGTGTGGCTGGTGCTGGACTACTTCTCAGATGTGGTGTATATCACGGACCTCTTCATTCGATTGCGCACAGGTAAGTGAGCAAGTGGGATGCATAGGCAGGAACATGACCCATCAGTCCAAACTCCTGAATCCACGTTTTTAGGAAGATTTCTTGACACAGCGTTAGACTTAACTGCCTGGCTGGGACTTGGGTTGGTGTTTGCTCTTCTTTGAACCTCACAGTCCCTGTGTGCTTAGTGAGGTTCAAGCCTAGGGGTCATGTGTTAGGGTCCTTCAGGCCAGCTCTGCCTTGTGAGTTTCCTATAACTCTTCTTGGGCAGGAGGGCTGAGTGTGCAGTTTGTCCCTTGCTGAGCATTAGCCTATTTAGAGGGACAGGCCTGAGGGCAGTACTGATATACTGGTTTGCATCTCTACTAGGTTTTTTGGAGCAGGGCCTGCTGGTCAAAGATTCTAAGAAGTTGCGGGACAACTATATCCACACACTGCAGTTCAAGCTGGACGTGGCTTCTATTATTCCCACAGACTTGATCTATTTTGCTGTGGGCATCCACAGACCTGAGCTGCGCTTCAACCGCCTGCTACACTTTGCCCGCATGTTTGAATTCTTTGATCGCACTGAGACACGCACCAGCTACCCTAACATATTCCGAATCAGCAACCTGGTCCTCTACATCTTGGTCATCATCCACTGGAATGCCTGCATCTACTATGCCATCTCCAAGTCCATTGGCTTTGGCGTTGACACCTGGGTTTATCCCAACATCACTGACCCTGAGTATGGCTACCTGGCTAGAGAATACATCTACTGCCTTTACTGGTCTACGCTGACACTCACCACCATTGGAGAGACACCACCCCCTGTAAAGGATGAGGAGTACTTATTTGTCATCTTTGACTTCCTGATTGGTGTCCTCATCTTTGCCACCATTGTGGGAAACGTGGGCTCCATGATCTCCAACATGAATGCCACTCGGGCTGAATTCCAGGCCAAGATTGATGCTGTCAAACATTACATGCAGTTCCGAAAGGTCAGTAAGGAGATGGAAGCCAAGGTAATTAAGTGGTTTGACTACTTGTGGACCAATAAGAAGAGTGTGGATGAGCGGGAAGTTCTCAAGAACTTGCCAGCCAAGCTGAGGGCTGAGATAGCCATCAATGTCCATCTGTCCACACTCAAAAAAGTGCGCATCTTCCAGGATTGTGAGGCTGGCCTGCTGGTGGAGCTAGTATTGAAGCTTCGTCCTCAGGTCTTCAGTCCTGGTGATTACATTTGCCGCAAGGGGGATATTGGCAAGGAGATGTACATAATCAAGGAGGGCAAATTGGCAGTGGTGGCTGATGATGGTGTTACTCAATATGCCCTGCTTTCGGCTGGGAGTTGCTTTGGAGAGATCAGTATCCTTAACATTAAGGGCAGCAAAATGGGCAATCGACGCACAGCCAACATCCGTAGCCTTGGTTACTCAGATCTCTTTTGCTTGTCCAAGGATGATCTTATGGAAGCCGTGACTGAGTACCCTGATGCCAAGAAGGTCTTGGAGGAGAGGGGCCGGGAGATCCTGATGAAGGAGGGGTTGCTGGATGAGACTGAGGTGGCAGCCAGCATGGACATAGATGTGCAAGAGAAGCTAGAGCAGCTGGAGACCAACATGGAGACCTTGTACACTCGCTTTGGCCGCTTGCTGGCTGAATACACGGGAGCCCAGCAAAAGCTCAAGCAGCGCATTACGGTTCTGGAAACCAAGATGAAGCAGAACAATGAGGATGATTACCTGTCAGATGGGATTACCAGCCCCGAGCCAGCTGTTGCTGATAAGCCATGAGGGTTTGGGTTCAACTGCCCTCCCAGCCTTGGGAATTAGAGGAGCTGTGCAGGTGTCCATATTACCTCTTGAATTCTCCCCGAAGCCTCTCTGTCCTAGGTTTTTGGCTCAATCATCTAGGAGCCCTCCTCCAAGTCCAGCTAATAGCCAAGCTTATGCACAGTGCAGACCATGTTGGCTCAGCTTCCAGGAGCTTTAGCCTGTCCAAGtctgaggaaggaagagaagagcccATTGAATTATCTTCAAGGGGTCTTTCTTGGGGTTGGGAGCCTGGGAAATGATCTACTCTGAAGAAGCCCATCTGCAGGACACTGTGCACCCTACTGTGGATCTGCCCTTTCTCCAGGTTCTTTCACACATAGCTGCTTCCCACTTGGTTCTGGCCCCTGCTTTTTGGATATGTGATCTGAATATCCCCATTTCCCTGCACATGTATGTAGTTCAATAAATGGCTGCAGACAGTTAGCATAGGTACCGAGTGTCTGTCTCCCAAGGCAGGGAAAGGAGGGTGGCAAGTAGGACAGTGATCACTCACGGCTGCCTCTCCATCAGGTACTCCAAGTCCTGCTTTGTTCATCCATCTGAATGTTGCCAGCCAGAAGTGAGGTCTCTGCAGGCTTCTCTGGACTAGGGAGAGATTATTCTCTTGGTTCCTTGTCCATTCCAGTGCAGGGAGTGAGGAACAAGGAAGTGCTACCTggagaaggaggtgggtgggagctCTGGCCATCACTCCTCTATACAGAGCATTACCGAAGAAGCCCTGAGGCTGGCAGTGGGTGGGAGACTCTTTAAGTTCACATCTGCAGTAGAGGCACCTACAAGTTAATAAATTCATTTGAACTAGTTGTGGTTATTGTTCCACTACGCTATtcccattctttccctttctctcctcttttatccTCTTATAAAGGACTCACTCTGCCTGGAACACCTCTGCTATCTTCTGCTGCCTGCCATAGCTCCACTGGTCCTTTAGGACTCAGCTCAAAAACTACCTTCTTGGATAAGGCTCTCATTAGGCAGTCAATCACACCCCCCCCCAGACTCCCACAGCACTTGCAAGTCTATGTTCTGGCTCATATCATAC
The nucleotide sequence above comes from Canis lupus dingo isolate Sandy chromosome X, ASM325472v2, whole genome shotgun sequence. Encoded proteins:
- the CNGA2 gene encoding cyclic nucleotide-gated olfactory channel; the protein is MTEKSNGVKSSPANNHNHHAPPAIKANGKDDPRTSSRPQSAADDDTSSELQRLAEMDAPQRGRGGFHRIVRLVGIIREWANKNFREEEARPDSFLERFRGPELQTVTTQQGDGKGDKDGEGKGTKKKFELFVLDPAGDWYYRWLFVIAMPVLYNWCLLVARACFSDLQKGYYLVWLVLDYFSDVVYITDLFIRLRTGFLEQGLLVKDSKKLRDNYIHTLQFKLDVASIIPTDLIYFAVGIHRPELRFNRLLHFARMFEFFDRTETRTSYPNIFRISNLVLYILVIIHWNACIYYAISKSIGFGVDTWVYPNITDPEYGYLAREYIYCLYWSTLTLTTIGETPPPVKDEEYLFVIFDFLIGVLIFATIVGNVGSMISNMNATRAEFQAKIDAVKHYMQFRKVSKEMEAKVIKWFDYLWTNKKSVDEREVLKNLPAKLRAEIAINVHLSTLKKVRIFQDCEAGLLVELVLKLRPQVFSPGDYICRKGDIGKEMYIIKEGKLAVVADDGVTQYALLSAGSCFGEISILNIKGSKMGNRRTANIRSLGYSDLFCLSKDDLMEAVTEYPDAKKVLEERGREILMKEGLLDETEVAASMDIDVQEKLEQLETNMETLYTRFGRLLAEYTGAQQKLKQRITVLETKMKQNNEDDYLSDGITSPEPAVADKP